A stretch of Microbulbifer sp. SAOS-129_SWC DNA encodes these proteins:
- a CDS encoding glycosyl hydrolase family 18 protein, which produces MSPMRLAAALLFGLLAGQGYAYDCGGVQTYVDGSAYSTGDIVQNNAVAYRCDVGGWCSQGGAYEPGVGWAWTEAWSDLGACNGSTSSSSSSSSSSSSSSSSSSSSSSSSSSSGGTTSGDCGSLAAWSVSAVYVGGDRVQQNGSEYEAKWWTQGEDPATHSGDSDVWLLIGACSGGSGSSSSSSSSSSSSSSSSSSSSSSSGGGSSSGGARLGGYFTDWGVYGRNYHVKNIATSGSAQKLTHIFYAFGNVQNGQCTIGDSYADYDKFYDAAGSVDGVADTWDAGALRGAFNQLRKLKAMYPNIKVVWSFGGWTWSGGFGQAAQNPQAFADSCYNLVHDPRWDGVFDGIDIDWEYPNACGLNCDSSGFSAFSNLMSALRNRFGNELVTAAITADGNVGGKMDQADYGGAAQYVDFYNVMTYDYFGAWNKTGPTAPHSPLTDYSGIPQAGFYADNAIQALKNKGVPGSKLNLGIGFYGRGWTGVTQAAPGGSATGAAPGTYEAGIEDYKVLKNTCPSNGTVAGTAYAFCGNEWWSYDTPATIAGKMQYIANQGLGGSFFWELSGDTTDGELIEAMHSNQ; this is translated from the coding sequence ATGAGTCCTATGCGACTGGCAGCAGCGCTGCTGTTCGGCCTGTTGGCCGGGCAGGGATATGCGTACGACTGCGGTGGCGTCCAGACCTATGTGGACGGTTCCGCTTACAGCACAGGGGATATTGTGCAGAACAACGCGGTGGCCTACCGCTGCGATGTAGGCGGCTGGTGCAGCCAGGGCGGCGCCTATGAGCCCGGCGTCGGCTGGGCCTGGACCGAAGCCTGGAGCGATCTCGGTGCCTGCAACGGCAGCACTTCTTCCTCCAGCTCGTCCTCCAGCTCCAGTAGCTCCTCTTCCAGTTCTTCTTCCAGCTCTTCGTCGTCCTCGTCCAGTTCCGGTGGCACTACCAGTGGCGATTGCGGCAGCCTGGCAGCTTGGTCCGTTTCCGCGGTGTATGTCGGCGGTGACCGGGTGCAGCAGAACGGCAGCGAGTACGAGGCCAAGTGGTGGACGCAGGGCGAAGACCCGGCCACGCACTCGGGCGACAGCGACGTGTGGCTGTTGATTGGTGCCTGTAGCGGTGGCTCCGGTTCCAGCTCCAGTTCTTCCTCGAGTTCTTCCTCGAGCTCGTCTTCCAGTTCCTCCTCCAGCTCCTCTTCCGGCGGTGGTTCCAGCAGCGGCGGCGCGCGCCTGGGCGGTTACTTTACCGATTGGGGTGTCTACGGCCGCAACTACCATGTGAAGAATATCGCCACCAGTGGCTCGGCTCAGAAGCTGACGCACATCTTCTACGCCTTCGGCAATGTGCAGAACGGCCAGTGCACCATCGGTGATTCCTACGCGGACTACGACAAGTTCTACGATGCCGCCGGCAGCGTGGACGGCGTGGCCGATACCTGGGATGCCGGCGCGCTGCGCGGCGCATTCAACCAGCTGCGCAAGCTGAAAGCCATGTACCCGAATATCAAGGTGGTGTGGTCTTTCGGCGGCTGGACCTGGTCCGGCGGCTTCGGCCAGGCGGCGCAGAACCCGCAGGCGTTTGCCGATTCCTGTTACAACCTGGTGCACGACCCGCGCTGGGATGGTGTCTTCGACGGTATCGACATCGACTGGGAGTACCCCAACGCCTGTGGCCTGAACTGCGACAGCAGCGGTTTCTCCGCGTTCTCCAACCTGATGTCTGCGCTGCGCAACCGCTTTGGCAATGAGCTGGTGACTGCGGCGATTACTGCCGATGGCAATGTTGGCGGCAAGATGGATCAGGCCGATTACGGCGGCGCGGCCCAGTATGTCGATTTTTACAACGTGATGACTTACGACTACTTCGGCGCCTGGAATAAAACCGGTCCCACTGCACCGCACTCGCCGCTGACGGATTACTCCGGTATTCCGCAGGCCGGTTTCTACGCCGACAACGCCATTCAGGCGCTGAAGAACAAGGGCGTACCGGGGAGTAAGCTGAATCTGGGTATTGGTTTCTACGGCCGCGGCTGGACCGGTGTCACCCAGGCTGCTCCGGGCGGTTCCGCCACCGGTGCGGCACCGGGTACCTACGAGGCCGGCATCGAGGACTACAAGGTGCTGAAAAACACCTGCCCGTCCAACGGCACTGTCGCCGGTACCGCTTACGCCTTCTGCGGCAATGAATGGTGGAGCTATGACACTCCGGCCACCATTGCCGGCAAGATGCAGTACATTGCCAATCAGGGGCTGGGTGGTTCCTTCTTCTGGGAGCTGTCCGGCGATACGACCGATGGCGAACTGATCGAAGCGATGCACAGTAATCAGTAA
- a CDS encoding sulfite exporter TauE/SafE family protein — MIGDWGFLAAALAIGFLGSSHCVGMCGGIAGALGMAVPGQRTAWDMLLSYSAGRIGSYTLMGALAGALGAAVLPALAPLRLIAGLMLVAMALYVGGLWRGLVWLERGGAYLWRYLQPLSAKLLPVRTSGQAVALGGLWGWLPCGLVYSALTFALAQGGSGRAALAMLAFGIGTLPAVLATGAAAARVRAVVQRPQVRLLFAGAILLFGLWTLWGAFAGHGAMPMAATEMAAPHSH; from the coding sequence GTGATCGGCGACTGGGGTTTTCTGGCCGCGGCGCTGGCCATCGGCTTTCTCGGCAGCAGCCACTGTGTCGGCATGTGCGGCGGTATCGCCGGTGCGCTGGGTATGGCGGTGCCGGGGCAGCGCACGGCCTGGGACATGCTGCTGTCCTATTCCGCCGGGCGTATCGGCAGCTATACGCTGATGGGCGCCCTGGCCGGCGCCCTGGGGGCGGCGGTATTACCGGCGCTGGCGCCGCTGCGCCTGATCGCCGGGTTGATGCTGGTGGCAATGGCGCTGTACGTGGGCGGCCTGTGGCGCGGCCTGGTGTGGCTGGAGCGGGGCGGGGCTTACCTGTGGCGCTATCTGCAGCCGCTGTCGGCAAAGCTGCTGCCGGTGCGCACGTCCGGCCAGGCCGTGGCCCTGGGCGGGCTCTGGGGCTGGCTGCCGTGCGGGCTGGTATACAGCGCGCTCACCTTTGCCCTGGCGCAGGGCGGGAGTGGGCGCGCGGCGCTGGCGATGCTGGCCTTCGGCATCGGCACGCTGCCGGCCGTGCTGGCCACCGGTGCCGCCGCCGCGCGCGTGCGCGCAGTGGTGCAGCGGCCACAGGTCAGACTGCTGTTCGCCGGCGCGATACTGCTGTTCGGCCTCTGGACATTGTGGGGGGCGTTCGCTGGCCATGGCGCCATGCCCATGGCGGCGACTGAAATGGCTGCACCACACTCGCATTGA
- a CDS encoding glycosyl hydrolase family 18 protein, giving the protein MKMLWLALALLSIAAANASAVDCSSRPSWDNAGIYVGGDSVKHLGNAYTANWWTQAEDPVTHSGTWDVWHYDGACDGGTSSSSSSSSSSSSSSSSSSSSSSSSSSSSSSSSGGGSCSSPQYVAGTSYAAGDLVQNVGLEFRCEIAGWCSQGGAYEPGVGWAWQDAWTQVGDCGAGSSSSSSSSSSSSSSSSSSSGGSSSGGNSGLLPKHALVGYWHNFDNGSGIHRISEVSDVWDVIVVAFADDAGNGSVAFNLDPSLDKQQFIADIAAKRAAGKIVVVSFGGQNGTVTLDTDENVANFVSSTAAMLDEYGFDGIDIDLESGAGVMHGAPVVTNLVKAVKQLKVQYPNMYLSMAPEHPYVQGGYVAYSGIWGAYLPMIDQLRSELDLLHVQLYNNGGLSTPYQSQAYSAGSVDMMVASAMMLIEGFPLADGSYFNGLAPEQVALGLPSGPNSASSGFAATADINRALDCLTAQTNCATLTPSQAYPGFKGVMTWSINWDMHDGGIFSGPVGSHVHNLP; this is encoded by the coding sequence ATGAAAATGTTATGGCTCGCCCTCGCGTTGCTCAGCATCGCTGCGGCCAATGCGTCGGCTGTGGACTGTAGCAGTCGGCCCAGCTGGGACAACGCCGGTATCTATGTCGGTGGCGACAGCGTGAAACACCTGGGTAACGCCTACACCGCCAACTGGTGGACCCAGGCCGAGGACCCGGTAACCCACTCGGGTACCTGGGATGTGTGGCACTACGACGGCGCCTGTGACGGTGGCACCTCCAGTTCATCCAGTTCTTCGTCAAGCTCTTCATCGAGTTCCTCCTCCTCTTCTTCCAGTTCGTCGTCCTCCTCGTCGAGCTCTTCCAGCTCTTCCGGCGGCGGCAGCTGCAGCTCGCCGCAATATGTGGCCGGTACCAGCTACGCCGCCGGCGACCTGGTGCAGAACGTGGGCCTCGAATTCCGTTGTGAGATTGCCGGCTGGTGCAGCCAGGGCGGTGCCTACGAGCCGGGCGTCGGTTGGGCCTGGCAGGATGCCTGGACCCAGGTGGGCGACTGCGGTGCAGGCAGCTCCAGCAGTTCCTCGAGTAGCTCCAGCAGTTCCAGCAGCAGTTCGTCCTCTTCCGGCGGCAGTTCTTCCGGTGGCAACAGCGGCCTGCTGCCGAAGCACGCGCTGGTGGGTTACTGGCACAACTTCGACAACGGTTCCGGTATCCACCGCATCAGCGAAGTGTCCGATGTCTGGGATGTGATCGTGGTGGCCTTCGCCGATGATGCCGGCAACGGCAGCGTTGCCTTTAACCTGGACCCGAGCCTGGACAAGCAGCAGTTCATTGCCGATATCGCCGCCAAGCGTGCCGCCGGCAAAATTGTGGTGGTGTCTTTCGGCGGCCAGAACGGCACCGTGACGCTGGATACGGATGAGAATGTGGCCAACTTCGTCAGCAGCACCGCGGCCATGCTCGATGAATACGGTTTCGATGGTATCGATATCGACCTGGAGTCTGGTGCCGGGGTGATGCACGGTGCGCCGGTGGTGACGAACCTGGTCAAGGCCGTCAAGCAGCTGAAAGTCCAGTATCCGAACATGTACCTGTCAATGGCGCCGGAGCATCCCTATGTGCAGGGTGGTTACGTGGCCTATTCCGGTATCTGGGGTGCCTACCTGCCGATGATTGACCAGCTGCGCAGCGAGCTGGATCTGCTGCACGTGCAGCTGTACAACAACGGCGGCCTGTCGACCCCGTACCAGAGCCAGGCCTACAGCGCCGGCAGTGTGGACATGATGGTGGCCTCCGCGATGATGCTGATCGAGGGTTTCCCGCTGGCTGACGGCAGTTACTTCAACGGCCTCGCGCCCGAGCAGGTCGCGCTCGGCCTGCCGTCTGGCCCGAATTCCGCCAGTAGCGGCTTCGCGGCCACGGCGGACATCAACCGGGCGCTGGACTGCCTGACCGCGCAGACCAATTGCGCCACCCTGACCCCGAGCCAGGCCTACCCCGGCTTCAAGGGCGTAATGACCTGGTCGATCAACTGGGATATGCACGACGGCGGTATCTTCTCCGGACCGGTGGGCAGCCACGTGCACAACCTGCCGTAA
- the nadC gene encoding carboxylating nicotinate-nucleotide diphosphorylase, translating to MHPQDTDIPDLVPDIHRAVSAALAEDVGSGDITAQLIPAEREARARVITREDCTVCGRAWVEEVFRQLHPALQLTWHCEDGDRVTADSVLFELAGNARAILTGERTALNFLQTLSGTATTAASYAARTAGTQIKILDTRKTIPGLRSAQKYAVLCGGCHNHRIGLYDAFLIKENHIAAAGGIDRAVAQAHQIKPGALVEVEVETLDELRQALDSGADVIMLDEFSDADTRTALSLAAGRAKIEISGSVDSERLQQLADLDVDYISSGSLTKHLRAIDLSLRIDL from the coding sequence ATGCATCCACAAGATACCGACATCCCCGACCTGGTCCCCGATATCCACCGCGCCGTCAGCGCTGCGCTGGCCGAGGATGTGGGTTCCGGGGATATCACCGCCCAGCTGATTCCCGCCGAGCGCGAGGCCCGCGCCCGGGTCATTACCCGCGAAGACTGCACCGTGTGCGGGCGCGCCTGGGTCGAGGAGGTGTTCCGCCAGCTGCACCCGGCACTGCAGCTCACCTGGCACTGCGAGGACGGCGACCGCGTAACTGCGGATTCGGTGCTGTTCGAACTGGCCGGCAACGCCCGCGCCATCCTCACCGGCGAGCGCACCGCGCTGAACTTCCTGCAGACACTGTCCGGCACCGCTACCACCGCGGCCAGCTATGCCGCGCGCACCGCCGGTACGCAGATCAAGATACTCGATACGCGCAAGACCATCCCCGGCCTGCGCAGTGCGCAGAAATATGCCGTGCTGTGCGGCGGTTGTCACAACCATCGCATCGGCCTGTACGATGCCTTCCTGATCAAGGAAAACCATATCGCCGCCGCCGGCGGGATCGATAGGGCCGTGGCGCAGGCCCACCAGATCAAGCCCGGCGCGCTGGTGGAAGTAGAGGTGGAAACCCTGGACGAGCTGCGCCAGGCGCTCGATAGCGGCGCCGACGTGATCATGCTCGACGAGTTCAGCGATGCGGATACCCGTACGGCCCTGTCGCTGGCCGCGGGCAGAGCCAAAATCGAGATCTCCGGCAGCGTGGACAGCGAGCGCCTGCAGCAGCTCGCGGATCTGGATGTGGACTATATCTCTTCCGGCAGCCTGACCAAGCACCTGCGCGCCATCGATCTGTCACTGCGCATCGATCTGTGA
- the ccoS gene encoding cbb3-type cytochrome oxidase assembly protein CcoS — translation MDSLYILIPIAIVFIGSAVKLFFWAVNNGQYDDLDTEGRRILFDDDVPPPGGDAGAEQTDADGAPDSATDSENSGGCQ, via the coding sequence ATGGACAGCCTCTATATCCTGATTCCGATCGCCATTGTCTTTATCGGCAGCGCCGTGAAGCTGTTCTTCTGGGCAGTGAACAACGGTCAGTACGACGATCTGGACACCGAGGGGCGCCGCATTCTGTTCGACGACGACGTGCCGCCGCCGGGCGGCGACGCTGGCGCCGAGCAGACCGATGCGGACGGCGCCCCCGACAGCGCTACCGATAGTGAAAACAGCGGTGGTTGCCAGTGA